The following coding sequences lie in one Alloacidobacterium dinghuense genomic window:
- the groL gene encoding chaperonin GroEL (60 kDa chaperone family; promotes refolding of misfolded polypeptides especially under stressful conditions; forms two stacked rings of heptamers to form a barrel-shaped 14mer; ends can be capped by GroES; misfolded proteins enter the barrel where they are refolded when GroES binds), producing the protein MAKQILHGEDSRQAILRGVNTLAEAVKVTLGPKGRNVVIEKKFGSPTITKDGVTVAKEIELKDALENMGAQMVREVASKTSDVAGDGTTTATVLAQAIYREGVKTVAAGANPMALKRGIDKAVEVINGKRDENGVVTGGALSKLSKPVSGDMIAQVGTISANSDSTIGNIIAEAMKKVGKDGVITVEESKTLETQLEVVEGMQFDRGYLSPYFVTDPDRMESVLEEPYILIYEKKISSMKDLLPLLEQVARGGKPLLIIAEDVDGEALATLVVNKLRGTLNVAAVKAPGFGDRRKAMLGDIAILTGGNAITEDLGLKLENLKLEDLGKAKRITIDKDNTTIVEGRGASKAIEGRVKEIRSQVEKTTSDYDREKLQERLAKLVGGVAVIKVGAATETEMKEKKARVEDAMHATRAAVEEGIVPGGGVALVRSAKEVDELIKTLQGDEKIGAQIVRRALEEPLRQIVGNAGEEGAVVVGKIHESKDQNYGYNASTGVYEDLVKAGVIDPTKVTRTALQNAASIAGLMLTTEAMVSEIPEPKSAAPAGGHGGGMEGMY; encoded by the coding sequence ATGGCAAAGCAAATTCTGCATGGAGAGGATTCCCGTCAGGCGATTCTGCGCGGCGTGAACACTCTGGCTGAGGCAGTAAAGGTGACGCTCGGCCCCAAGGGCCGCAATGTCGTCATTGAGAAGAAGTTTGGTTCGCCGACGATCACCAAGGACGGCGTAACTGTAGCCAAGGAAATCGAGCTGAAGGACGCGCTCGAAAACATGGGCGCACAGATGGTGCGCGAGGTTGCTTCGAAGACCTCTGATGTTGCCGGCGACGGCACCACCACCGCGACCGTGCTTGCCCAGGCGATTTATCGCGAGGGCGTGAAGACGGTTGCCGCAGGCGCGAACCCGATGGCGCTGAAGCGTGGTATCGACAAGGCTGTCGAAGTCATCAACGGCAAGCGCGATGAGAACGGCGTTGTTACTGGCGGCGCTCTCTCGAAGCTGTCGAAGCCGGTTTCGGGCGACATGATTGCCCAGGTCGGCACCATTTCGGCCAACTCTGACTCGACCATCGGCAACATCATTGCCGAGGCGATGAAGAAGGTCGGCAAGGACGGCGTGATCACGGTTGAGGAGTCGAAGACTCTGGAGACGCAGCTCGAGGTTGTTGAAGGCATGCAATTTGACCGCGGCTACCTGAGCCCGTACTTCGTCACCGATCCGGATCGCATGGAATCAGTGCTCGAAGAGCCCTACATCCTGATCTACGAGAAGAAGATCAGCTCGATGAAGGATCTGCTGCCCTTGCTTGAGCAGGTTGCCCGTGGTGGCAAGCCGCTCCTCATCATCGCGGAAGACGTGGACGGTGAAGCGCTGGCGACCCTCGTGGTCAACAAGCTGCGCGGCACGCTGAATGTGGCTGCTGTCAAGGCTCCTGGCTTTGGCGACCGCCGCAAGGCCATGCTGGGCGACATCGCGATCCTCACCGGCGGCAACGCCATCACGGAAGACCTCGGCCTGAAGCTCGAGAACCTCAAGCTCGAAGATCTGGGCAAGGCGAAGCGCATCACGATTGACAAGGACAACACCACGATCGTTGAAGGCCGTGGCGCGTCCAAGGCGATCGAAGGCCGCGTGAAGGAAATTCGCAGCCAGGTTGAGAAGACCACCTCCGACTACGATCGCGAGAAGCTCCAGGAGCGTCTTGCGAAGCTGGTAGGCGGCGTCGCCGTCATCAAGGTTGGTGCAGCTACCGAAACCGAGATGAAGGAGAAGAAGGCTCGCGTCGAAGACGCAATGCACGCGACCCGCGCGGCAGTCGAGGAAGGCATCGTCCCCGGCGGCGGTGTGGCACTTGTCCGCTCCGCAAAGGAAGTGGACGAGCTGATCAAGACGCTGCAAGGCGATGAGAAGATCGGAGCACAGATCGTTCGCCGCGCCCTCGAAGAGCCGCTGCGCCAGATCGTTGGCAATGCCGGTGAAGAAGGTGCTGTGGTTGTGGGCAAGATCCACGAGTCCAAGGACCAGAACTACGGTTACAACGCCTCCACCGGTGTCTACGAGGACCTGGTAAAGGCTGGCGTCATCGACCCGACGAAGGTGACCCGCACTGCTTTGCAGAATGCGGCCTCCATCGCCGGCCTGATGCTGACCACCGAAGCCATGGTCTCCGAGATTCCGGAGCCCAAGTCTGCTGCACCTGCAGGCGGCCACGGCGGCGGCATGGAAGGCATGTACTGA
- a CDS encoding YeiH family protein — protein sequence MADAVVIPSPQTRTQAEAKPASFLSNFLRLIPGILLLAAVGYAGKFIEQFIARYGKAHHLVLPNIEYVLWAIVIGLVIANTIGVPEVFRAGVATYEFWLKAGIVLLGARFILGDILRLGGLSLILVFIELALALTFMTYLGRGFKLSPKLITLLAVGSSVCGVSAIIATQGAIDADEEDSSYAIAAILALGAISLFAFPLIGHALHLGDHAYGLWAGLAVDNTAEATAAGAIYSDAAGKFAVLAKTCRNALIGFVVLGYAIYWASKGQAEEVKNKGAFLWKKFPKFVLGFLLISVLATIGFFTKPQLTTLGNLSRWAFLLTFAGVGLRTSFRELGKQGVRPFIVGAVGEIAIALITLGLVVGADRLFHLG from the coding sequence ATGGCAGACGCGGTAGTCATCCCTAGTCCCCAGACGCGAACCCAGGCAGAGGCAAAGCCAGCCAGTTTCCTCAGCAATTTCCTCCGCCTGATTCCCGGAATTCTGCTGCTCGCAGCTGTAGGCTACGCCGGAAAATTCATCGAGCAGTTCATCGCGCGTTACGGCAAGGCGCATCATCTCGTCCTGCCGAATATCGAATATGTCCTCTGGGCCATTGTGATCGGCCTCGTCATCGCAAACACGATTGGCGTGCCCGAAGTCTTTCGCGCAGGCGTGGCAACATACGAATTCTGGCTCAAGGCGGGAATCGTTTTGCTCGGGGCGCGCTTCATTCTCGGCGACATCCTGCGACTGGGCGGCCTCAGCCTCATTCTCGTCTTCATTGAGCTGGCTCTGGCGCTGACGTTTATGACCTACCTCGGGCGCGGGTTCAAGCTGTCTCCCAAGCTCATCACGCTGCTTGCCGTTGGCTCCTCCGTTTGCGGAGTGTCAGCCATCATCGCGACCCAGGGCGCCATCGATGCCGACGAGGAAGACTCCTCCTACGCCATCGCCGCCATCCTCGCCCTCGGCGCGATTTCACTCTTCGCCTTCCCTCTGATCGGCCACGCTCTGCATCTTGGCGATCACGCCTATGGATTGTGGGCAGGACTCGCCGTCGACAATACGGCGGAAGCGACCGCCGCAGGCGCTATTTACTCGGATGCGGCAGGGAAGTTTGCCGTACTGGCGAAGACCTGCCGGAATGCGCTTATCGGTTTCGTAGTGTTGGGGTATGCAATCTACTGGGCATCGAAAGGGCAAGCCGAAGAAGTCAAAAACAAGGGCGCGTTTCTCTGGAAGAAGTTTCCGAAGTTCGTCCTTGGCTTCCTGCTTATCTCGGTGCTTGCAACCATCGGCTTCTTCACCAAGCCTCAGCTGACCACGCTTGGCAATCTCTCCCGCTGGGCCTTTTTGCTCACATTTGCTGGAGTCGGCCTGCGCACCAGCTTCCGCGAACTTGGCAAGCAGGGCGTGCGACCCTTCATCGTGGGTGCGGTCGGCGAAATCGCTATCGCCCTCATTACGTTGGGACTTGTCGTTGGAGCAGACCGGTTATTCCATCTCGGTTGA
- a CDS encoding dihydrodipicolinate synthase family protein encodes MLLEGIFTAATTPFYPDGRLYLRKLEHNIDRYSRTPIAGIVILGSTGEGVMLGDEETREVLRTARESAAPERVLLAGVGRESALETIKLAEFAAAQNYDAVLVRTPNYYGPQMRPLEMLTYFRTVADRSPLPVVLYTIPKFTHYDLATELVAELAQHPNIIGLKDSSGNLDRLAKIIEATGSAPKRETAVTNIFTAFTNRMLLAQPLEASTFVPADILGAKTTAVAVPPPKPKVVTRIKEVGFQVLTGSADTLTQALDFGVSGAVLGFAACAPQACQEIYTAWKDNDPKLGAEKQKRIVEASRVVGGQFGIPGIKFACELNGYYGGRPRIPLLPLNAEEQAYVTQLMTDVRH; translated from the coding sequence ATGCTGCTAGAAGGCATTTTCACCGCTGCCACCACGCCGTTCTATCCCGACGGACGCCTCTACCTTCGCAAGCTCGAACACAACATCGACCGCTATTCGCGCACGCCGATCGCGGGTATTGTGATCCTCGGATCAACCGGCGAAGGTGTCATGCTCGGTGACGAGGAGACACGCGAGGTCCTGCGCACAGCGCGTGAATCCGCGGCGCCGGAAAGAGTCCTGCTTGCCGGAGTAGGCCGCGAAAGCGCTCTCGAAACCATCAAGCTCGCCGAATTTGCCGCCGCCCAGAATTACGACGCAGTACTGGTGCGCACTCCGAATTATTACGGCCCGCAGATGCGACCGCTGGAAATGCTCACTTACTTCCGCACGGTGGCCGATCGCTCGCCGCTGCCGGTGGTGCTCTACACCATTCCCAAGTTCACTCACTACGATCTGGCAACGGAACTCGTCGCTGAACTTGCGCAGCACCCCAACATCATCGGTCTCAAGGACTCAAGCGGCAACCTCGATCGCCTTGCAAAAATCATCGAAGCTACGGGCTCCGCGCCGAAGCGAGAAACCGCAGTCACCAACATCTTCACGGCCTTCACCAATCGCATGCTGCTGGCGCAGCCGCTCGAAGCCTCGACCTTCGTCCCGGCGGATATCCTGGGAGCGAAAACCACGGCCGTCGCCGTCCCGCCGCCGAAGCCGAAAGTTGTTACGCGCATCAAGGAAGTCGGCTTCCAGGTGTTGACCGGCTCCGCCGACACGCTTACGCAAGCACTCGATTTCGGAGTAAGCGGCGCAGTCCTGGGATTCGCCGCCTGCGCCCCGCAGGCCTGCCAGGAAATCTATACCGCATGGAAAGACAACGACCCCAAGCTCGGCGCAGAGAAGCAGAAGCGTATCGTAGAAGCCTCACGCGTTGTAGGCGGACAGTTCGGCATCCCAGGCATCAAGTTCGCCTGCGAACTCAACGGCTACTACGGCGGACGCCCGCGCATCCCGCTGCTCCCTTTGAATGCGGAAGAACAGGCGTATGTCACGCAATTGATGACCGATGTGCGGCACTAA
- a CDS encoding RNA polymerase sigma factor: MAEGVARRSYGKLVAFLAARTHDVAAAEDALSEAFASALSDWPKSGCPDNPEAWLLTVARRKSIDMIRRQHTDSFVDEDLQQIAAVLDTMVDTDIPDRRLALIFACAHPAIDPEIRAPLILQVILGLDAARIASAFLMAPATMGQRLVRAKSKIRKAGIPFRIPEREELPARLDTVLEAIYAAFAEGWSNAAGTDVADRDLAEEAIFLCRVVTELLPDEPEALGLLALMLYAEARRPARRGSSGEYVPLADQDVAVWNWQMIDEAEALLHRASTSNSIARYQLEAAIQSAHVSRRRTGHADWYAVLELYDALLEISGSPVVAINRALAVAEIHGARAALEALDEIAADPRLAQYQPWWAARAELLARTGAIHDSHHAYEVAIGLERDPSVSRFLARRQSALVQ, translated from the coding sequence ATGGCAGAAGGAGTCGCCCGCCGCAGCTACGGCAAACTCGTAGCCTTTCTCGCTGCGCGAACGCACGATGTAGCCGCCGCCGAAGACGCGCTCTCGGAGGCTTTTGCTTCAGCATTATCGGACTGGCCGAAAAGCGGCTGCCCAGACAACCCGGAAGCATGGCTTCTCACCGTGGCCCGCCGCAAGTCGATCGACATGATCCGCCGACAACATACCGATAGCTTCGTCGATGAGGATCTGCAGCAGATTGCCGCCGTCCTCGACACAATGGTCGATACAGATATCCCCGACCGCCGTCTCGCGCTCATATTCGCCTGTGCCCACCCCGCCATCGATCCTGAGATTCGTGCGCCCCTGATTTTGCAGGTCATTCTCGGACTTGACGCAGCACGCATCGCCTCTGCCTTTCTCATGGCTCCGGCGACGATGGGCCAGCGTCTCGTCCGCGCCAAAAGCAAAATCCGCAAAGCCGGTATACCGTTCCGTATTCCCGAGCGCGAAGAACTCCCAGCCCGTCTTGACACAGTGCTCGAAGCCATCTACGCCGCCTTCGCCGAGGGCTGGAGCAACGCCGCCGGAACCGACGTAGCGGATCGCGATCTCGCCGAAGAAGCCATCTTCCTCTGCCGTGTCGTCACCGAGCTGCTCCCAGACGAGCCGGAAGCGCTCGGCCTGCTAGCGCTTATGCTGTACGCCGAAGCTCGCCGTCCAGCGAGGCGGGGCTCCAGCGGCGAATATGTTCCCCTCGCCGATCAGGATGTCGCCGTCTGGAATTGGCAGATGATTGACGAAGCCGAGGCCCTGCTTCACCGCGCGAGCACATCCAACTCCATTGCCCGTTATCAGCTTGAGGCCGCGATCCAGTCTGCGCATGTAAGCCGCCGTCGGACGGGCCACGCCGATTGGTACGCGGTGCTCGAACTCTACGACGCGCTGCTCGAAATCTCTGGCTCGCCCGTAGTCGCGATCAACCGCGCCCTCGCCGTCGCGGAGATTCACGGCGCTAGAGCCGCGCTCGAAGCACTCGACGAAATAGCCGCCGACCCGCGTCTCGCTCAGTATCAGCCATGGTGGGCGGCACGCGCCGAATTGCTCGCCAGAACCGGCGCAATCCATGACTCACACCACGCCTACGAAGTCGCAATCGGCCTCGAACGCGATCCCTCCGTGAGCCGTTTCCTCGCACGGCGTCAATCCGCGCTCGTGCAGTGA
- a CDS encoding YciI family protein has translation MQYLLLLYANESGWDQMTSEQQQQGYAAYMAYTEALKAAGALKGSNRLRPTATATTVRANNGKSQVLNGPYADTKEQLGGYYLIDAPDLDAALAWAARCPGSGHGTVEVRPVWEMGAA, from the coding sequence ATGCAATACCTATTACTTCTCTACGCCAACGAGTCCGGCTGGGATCAAATGACGTCGGAGCAGCAGCAGCAGGGATACGCAGCCTATATGGCCTACACCGAAGCGCTCAAGGCAGCAGGCGCCCTCAAAGGCAGCAACCGCCTGCGGCCAACCGCAACCGCAACCACCGTGCGCGCCAACAACGGCAAATCACAGGTGCTGAACGGTCCGTATGCCGATACCAAGGAGCAGTTGGGCGGCTACTATCTGATTGACGCTCCGGACCTCGATGCCGCACTCGCCTGGGCAGCCCGTTGCCCCGGATCGGGTCACGGCACAGTCGAAGTCCGTCCGGTATGGGAAATGGGCGCAGCCTGA
- a CDS encoding 2-oxoacid:ferredoxin oxidoreductase subunit beta, producing MAATTATPTPAPKVNRLGLPILDYRGGKTTLCAGCGHNAISERIIDALYEMGVQPERVMKLSGIGCSSKSPAYFLSRAHSFNSVHGRMPSVATGALLGNKTMTALGVSGDGDTASIGMGQFVHLLRRNLPLIYIIEDNGVYGLTKGQFSATADLGSKLKTGVINDLPAIDTCALAVQLGATFVGRSFSGDKKQLLAMLKAAIAHKGTVMLDVISPCVTFNDHEGSTKSYKYMQEHEEAITEVGFVPHFEDIAIDYDAGSTYDVTLHDGSHLRLRKLHEDYNPTSRVSAVKALMEAHEKGEVLTGIFYVDTQKPSFTDLLNLVDEPLATLPQERTRPSKQVLGEIMAKLK from the coding sequence ATGGCTGCAACGACAGCAACACCCACTCCCGCGCCGAAGGTCAATCGCCTCGGGCTTCCCATCCTCGACTATCGTGGCGGCAAGACCACGCTCTGCGCCGGCTGCGGGCACAACGCCATCTCCGAGCGCATCATCGACGCGCTCTACGAAATGGGCGTGCAGCCCGAGCGCGTCATGAAACTCTCCGGCATTGGCTGCTCCTCCAAGAGCCCAGCCTACTTCCTGTCCCGCGCGCATAGCTTCAACAGCGTCCACGGACGCATGCCTTCAGTCGCTACAGGCGCGCTCCTAGGCAACAAGACGATGACCGCGCTCGGCGTCTCCGGCGACGGCGACACCGCCTCCATCGGCATGGGGCAGTTCGTCCACCTGTTGCGCCGCAATCTGCCGCTCATCTATATCATTGAGGACAATGGCGTTTACGGCCTTACCAAGGGCCAGTTCTCGGCCACCGCTGACCTCGGGTCAAAGTTGAAGACCGGCGTCATCAACGATCTTCCGGCCATTGATACCTGCGCACTCGCGGTCCAGCTGGGCGCAACGTTCGTTGGCCGCTCGTTCTCCGGCGACAAGAAACAACTGCTCGCTATGCTCAAGGCGGCGATCGCGCACAAGGGCACGGTGATGCTCGACGTCATCTCGCCTTGCGTGACCTTCAATGATCACGAAGGATCGACCAAGAGCTACAAGTACATGCAGGAGCACGAAGAAGCCATCACCGAAGTCGGCTTTGTGCCGCACTTTGAAGACATCGCCATCGATTACGACGCAGGTTCGACCTACGATGTGACCTTGCACGACGGTTCGCACCTGCGCCTGCGCAAGCTGCACGAAGACTACAACCCAACCAGCCGCGTTTCTGCTGTTAAAGCGTTGATGGAAGCCCACGAAAAGGGCGAAGTGCTCACCGGCATCTTCTACGTCGACACCCAGAAACCCAGCTTCACCGACCTGCTCAACCTTGTCGACGAGCCTCTGGCTACACTGCCGCAGGAGCGCACGCGCCCCTCAAAGCAGGTGCTCGGTGAGATCATGGCAAAGCTAAAATAG
- a CDS encoding SDR family NAD(P)-dependent oxidoreductase gives MEQRFSGRSVLVSGGTGGLGRAVTLAFLAEGAYVAVPYFDAEEFADLQNAARDNVAWLEGQSVDVTDEAAIRRFVDDVIAKRGRLDAMVNTVGGYAGGLKLWDMDAAVFDRMLKLNLRSGFALSRAVVPAMLKQGQGAIVNVAAKAAVDHAAGASAYASSKAAAVALMDSLAADLKGTGVRVNSILPSIIDTKANRAAMPDADFSKWPKPEEIARVILFLCSEDAAVIHGAAVPVYGNS, from the coding sequence ATGGAGCAGAGATTTTCCGGAAGATCAGTGTTGGTCAGCGGAGGCACAGGCGGTCTGGGACGCGCCGTGACTCTGGCCTTCCTGGCCGAGGGCGCATACGTCGCCGTTCCCTACTTTGACGCAGAAGAATTTGCGGACCTACAGAATGCGGCGCGGGACAATGTAGCGTGGCTTGAAGGACAGAGCGTCGATGTGACCGATGAGGCTGCCATTCGCAGATTTGTCGATGACGTAATTGCGAAGCGCGGCAGACTCGATGCCATGGTCAACACGGTGGGCGGCTATGCCGGTGGCCTGAAGCTGTGGGACATGGATGCGGCCGTCTTCGACCGGATGCTCAAATTGAACCTGCGCTCGGGCTTTGCGCTGTCGCGCGCAGTGGTTCCGGCGATGCTGAAACAGGGGCAAGGAGCCATCGTCAACGTCGCGGCGAAGGCAGCCGTCGATCATGCTGCGGGCGCCTCGGCGTATGCCTCTTCAAAAGCAGCAGCTGTAGCTTTGATGGATTCGCTTGCCGCCGATCTCAAAGGCACAGGCGTGCGCGTGAATTCAATTCTGCCGAGCATCATCGATACGAAAGCAAACCGCGCCGCGATGCCGGATGCGGACTTCAGTAAGTGGCCGAAGCCGGAAGAGATCGCCCGCGTGATTCTGTTCCTGTGCAGCGAGGACGCCGCAGTGATTCACGGCGCCGCCGTGCCTGTTTATGGCAACAGCTGA
- a CDS encoding 2-oxoacid:acceptor oxidoreductase subunit alpha, with protein sequence MATGDVALGQQASSASANGASKRVINDFSIQVATVNGSGSQSANSVLLKSIFGMGIPVSGKNLFPSNIAGLPTWYTIRASKYGYVARKKEIDILVAMNAETAKEDILSLPAGAVAIYEDAQNLKQYRDDVACYPVPFDKLTAAVCPEARLRKLVKNMIYVGIVAQLLSFDMTAVEAALRRQFAKKQKAADLNWAAVQAGYTYAAESLTKHDPYVLERMHATDGKIIIDGNAAAALGAMFAGVTVVTWYPITPSSSVVEQLIDYLKKYRIEPDGKATFAVVQAEDELAAVGMVLGAGWSGARSMTATSGPGISLMSEFAGLGYFAELPGVIFDIQRVGPSTGLPTRTAQADLLSIAYLSHGDTKHVILIPGSVKECFEFGIAAFDLAERLQTPVFVLSDLDLGMNNWMSEPFDYPEKPLDRGKVLTAEDLKRLGEFARYKDVDGDAIPYRTLPGTDHPKAAYFTRGSGHNEKALYTERPDDYQNLMERLNRKFETARTLVPLPIVVQTGKSKIGIIAFGTSDFAVLESRDQVKKEYGVEADYLRIRAFPFTSEVHEFVASHDRVYIVEQNRDAQMLSLLKLDLPAEDAVKLRSIRHFNGHPIDARSVTDEFVLQEGII encoded by the coding sequence ATGGCGACAGGAGATGTTGCGCTAGGCCAGCAAGCCTCCAGCGCATCTGCAAACGGCGCCTCCAAGCGCGTCATCAATGACTTCAGCATCCAGGTAGCCACAGTCAACGGATCAGGATCGCAATCCGCCAACAGCGTTCTGCTCAAGAGCATCTTTGGCATGGGAATCCCGGTCAGCGGCAAAAACCTCTTTCCATCGAACATCGCCGGACTGCCCACCTGGTACACCATTCGCGCCAGCAAATACGGCTACGTCGCCCGCAAAAAGGAAATCGACATTCTCGTTGCGATGAATGCGGAGACCGCGAAGGAAGATATCCTTTCGCTGCCAGCCGGTGCGGTAGCCATCTACGAAGACGCGCAGAATCTCAAGCAGTATCGCGACGACGTTGCCTGTTATCCCGTTCCGTTTGATAAGCTGACCGCCGCCGTCTGCCCCGAAGCGCGTCTGCGCAAGCTGGTCAAGAACATGATTTACGTCGGCATCGTCGCCCAGCTTCTGTCATTCGACATGACCGCCGTCGAAGCCGCGCTACGCCGCCAGTTCGCCAAGAAGCAGAAAGCTGCTGACCTGAACTGGGCCGCCGTGCAGGCCGGATACACCTACGCAGCCGAGTCGCTGACCAAGCATGATCCCTATGTCCTCGAACGCATGCATGCGACCGATGGCAAGATCATCATCGACGGCAACGCCGCCGCAGCGCTGGGCGCGATGTTCGCTGGCGTCACCGTCGTCACCTGGTATCCCATCACACCCTCATCGTCAGTCGTCGAACAGCTCATCGACTACTTGAAGAAATACCGCATCGAGCCCGATGGCAAAGCAACTTTCGCCGTGGTGCAGGCTGAAGACGAACTCGCTGCCGTCGGCATGGTGCTTGGTGCTGGCTGGTCGGGCGCGCGTTCGATGACCGCAACGTCAGGACCCGGTATCTCGCTGATGTCTGAGTTCGCCGGCCTCGGCTACTTTGCCGAACTGCCCGGCGTCATCTTCGACATTCAGCGCGTCGGCCCGTCTACAGGTCTGCCTACGCGCACTGCGCAAGCCGACCTGCTGTCCATCGCCTACCTTTCGCACGGCGATACGAAGCACGTCATCCTTATTCCCGGCAGCGTCAAGGAATGCTTCGAATTTGGCATCGCCGCCTTCGATCTTGCGGAGCGGTTGCAGACGCCGGTCTTCGTGCTCAGCGACCTCGATCTCGGCATGAACAACTGGATGTCCGAGCCATTCGACTATCCGGAAAAGCCGCTTGACCGCGGCAAGGTTCTCACCGCCGAAGACCTGAAGCGCCTCGGCGAATTCGCCCGCTACAAGGACGTAGACGGCGACGCCATCCCATATCGCACACTCCCTGGCACCGACCACCCCAAGGCAGCCTATTTCACCCGAGGTAGCGGACACAACGAGAAGGCTCTCTACACCGAGCGTCCCGACGACTATCAGAACCTGATGGAGCGCCTGAACCGCAAGTTCGAGACGGCGCGCACGCTCGTTCCGCTTCCCATCGTCGTGCAGACAGGGAAATCGAAGATCGGCATCATCGCCTTCGGCACATCCGACTTTGCCGTCCTCGAAAGCCGCGACCAGGTCAAGAAGGAATACGGTGTCGAAGCCGACTACCTTCGCATCCGTGCCTTTCCCTTCACCAGCGAAGTCCACGAGTTCGTCGCCTCGCACGACCGCGTCTACATCGTCGAGCAGAACCGCGACGCGCAGATGCTGAGCCTGCTCAAGCTCGACCTCCCGGCTGAAGACGCCGTGAAGCTGCGCTCCATCCGCCACTTCAACGGGCATCCGATCGACGCCCGCTCCGTCACCGATGAGTTTGTGCTGCAGGAGGGAATTATCTAA
- a CDS encoding co-chaperone GroES yields the protein MATATVATTFTPLHDRILVRRVDEGETVRGGIIIPDTAKEKPQEGEVIAVGKGKSNDEGKTFPLDVKSGDRILFGKYSGTEIKIDGEEFLIMREEEVLGILKK from the coding sequence ATGGCAACTGCAACTGTAGCCACTACCTTTACGCCGCTGCATGATCGCATCCTGGTCCGCCGCGTAGACGAGGGCGAGACCGTTCGTGGCGGAATCATCATTCCCGACACCGCAAAGGAAAAGCCGCAGGAAGGCGAAGTGATCGCCGTGGGCAAGGGCAAGTCGAACGATGAAGGCAAAACCTTTCCGCTCGATGTGAAGTCCGGCGACCGCATCCTTTTCGGCAAGTATTCCGGCACTGAGATCAAGATCGATGGCGAAGAGTTCCTCATCATGCGTGAGGAAGAAGTCCTCGGCATTCTGAAGAAGTAG